A single window of Coffea eugenioides isolate CCC68of chromosome 7, Ceug_1.0, whole genome shotgun sequence DNA harbors:
- the LOC113778363 gene encoding protein ECERIFERUM 1-like, with protein MATTPGLLTDWPWTPLGRFKYVVLAPWVAHSIYSNATKGECERDLTNLLILPFLLWRMLHDQIWISISRHRTANGKNRIVDKTIEFEQVDRESNWDDQIILNGILFYIANNLSSYASRLPWWRTDGVILTSLLHIGPVEFLYYWLHRALHHHFLYSRYHSHHHSSIVTEPITSVIHPFGEQIAYFLLFAIPTLATVYTGTASLASTFGYITYIDLMNNMGHCNFELIPKRLFSIFPPLKYLMYTPSYHSLHHTQFRTNYSLFMPIYDYIYGTMDKSTDSLYETSLKREEDAPDVVHLTHLTTPQSIYHIRLGFASVASKPEGSTWYILLMWPVTLWSAILNSIYGRTFILERNKLEKLKLQSWAIPRYNVQYLKKWQSRAINGLIEKAILDAEAKGTKVLSLGLLNQRKELNKNGEFYVRRYPKLKLRVVDGSSLAVAIVLNSIPKGTSEVLVVGNLTKVARSVAFALCERGIQINISSQCEYENLKQCVTSQSNLVVMSKSVAHKTWLVGDALTEKQQLNAPKGALFIPFSTFPPKKVRRDCSYLHTPAMLAPASLQNLDSCENWLPRRALSAVRAVGIVHALEGWTEHECGENMLSVEKVWQAALKHGFRPLGSPCNWFFSF; from the exons ATGGCTACAACACCAGGTCTCCTCACTGACTGGCCATGGACGCCTCTTGGGCGTTTCAAg TACGTGGTACTGGCACCATGGGTGGCTCATAGCATTTATTCAAATGCTACAAAAGGCGAATGCGAGAGAGACCTCACAAACCTTCTTATACTTCCCTTTCTTTTGTGGAGGATGCTTCACGATCAAATCTGGATTAGCATTTCTCGTCACCGAACAGCTAATGGCAAGAACCGGATTGTTGACAAGACCATTGAATTCGAACAAGTTGACAGAGAAAGCAATTG GGATGACCAAATAATATTAAATGGAATCCTATTCTACATCGCCAACAATTTGTCTTCTTATGCTTCTCGGCTGCCGTGGTGGAGGACGGATGGTGTGATCTTGACCTCTCTGCTTCATATTGGTCCTGTGGAATTTCTGTATTATTGGCTTCACAGAGCACTGCACCACCATTTTCTCTACTCTCGTTACCATTCCCACCATCATTCCTCCATCGTCACTGAGCCCATAACAT CCGTGATTCATCCCTTTGGAGAGCAGATAGCGTATTTTTTGCTGTTTGCAATTCCAACGTTGGCAACAGTGTATACTGGAACTGCATCGCTTGCGTCAACGTTCGGCTACATCACATACATTGATCTAATGAACAACATGGGACACTGCAACTTTGAGCTAATTCCCAAACGACTCTTCTCCATCTTTCCACCTCTCAAGTATCTAATGTATACACCCTC ATATCATTCTCTGCATCACACTCAATTCCGAACAAATTACTCTTTATTCATGCCCATCTACGACTATATCTATGGCACCATGGACAAATCCACCGATTCGCTGTACGAAACTTCATTGAAAAGAGAAGAAGATGCCCCAGACGTGGTGCATTTGACCCATCTAACAACCCCACAATCCATATACCATATTCGTCTGGGATTTGCTTCTGTTGCCTCCAAACCTGAAGGTTCCACATGGTACATTTTGTTAATGTGGCCAGTTACACTCTGGTCCGCGATTCTTAATTCCATCTACGGCCGTACCTTTATCTTAGAGAGGAACAAGTTAGAAAAGCTCAAGCTGCAGTCTTGGGCAATACCAAGGTACAATGTGCAG TACTTGAAGAAATGGCAATCCCGAGCAATTAACGGCTTGATTGAGAAGGCCATACTAGATGCTGAAGCAAAAGGCACCAAGGTGTTGAGTCTCGGCCTACTTAACCAG AGAAAGGAACTGAACAAAAATGGAGAGTTTTACGTGCGAAGgtaccctaagctgaaattgaGGGTGGTGGATGGAAGTAGCTTGGCAGTTGCCATCGTCCTTAACAGCATTCCTAAGGGAACCAGTGAAGTCCTCGTTGTTGGCAACCTCACCAAAGTTGCTCGTTCTGTTGCGTTTGCCTTGTGCGAGAGGGGTATTCAG ATAAACATTTCATCCCAATGTGAGTACGAGAATCTTAAGCAATGTGTTACTTCCCAAAGCAACTTGGTAGTAATGTCCAAGAGCGTGGCTCACAAG ACTTGGTTGGTTGGAGATGCATTAACTGAAAAGCAGCAGCTGAATGCACCAAAAGGGGCATTATTTATTCCTTTCTCGACCTTTCCTCCGAAGAAAGTACGCAGGGACTGCTCCTATCTGCATACCCCCGCAATGCTGGCTCCCGCGTCCCTCCAAAACCTTGACTCTTGCGAG AATTGGCTGCCAAGAAGGGCACTAAGTGCAGTGCGTGCAGTTGGCATAGTGCACGCATTAGAAGGATGGACTGAGCATGAATGTGGAGAAAACATGTTGAGCGTTGAAAAAGTTTGGCAAGCTGCCCTGAAGCATGGCTTTCGACCTTTGGGGTCTCCATGCAATtggtttttctctttttaa
- the LOC113777290 gene encoding vesicle-associated protein 4-1-like, giving the protein MQAHFVYSNNNSHSSCFGMSNGLFYLRSNSIISSNYNNNNVYYSGSTSSHCSKCLSNAERCEAAGLRPAVAWLRALPVRSKRSLGTEPLSASFPPPVDPFPFSECVLEKVATSTDEEVSLAGNGLSSSKNIFKFLEPPESNDKLDGLKSRVKFKIMSLNIKGDMDYVPELFDEHRDQVAVEQILRVIFLEPDHLTPALEKLNRQLAEVEAKLEVRKRPPPEDKGLRVLGEGLVFDEWKEMRERYLARQLVKGVDSI; this is encoded by the exons ATGCAAGCGCACTTTGTTTATAGCAATAACAATTCGCACTCCAGCTGCTTTGGCATGAGCAATGGCCTCTTCTATTTGCGGTCGAATTCCATCATCAGTAGCAACTACAATAACAACAATGTCTATTACTCTGGCTCCACGAGCTCTCATTGCTCGAAATGCCTATCCAATGCAGAGCGATGTGAAGCCGCAGGCCTCAGACCAGCTGTAGCATGGCTGAGAGCCTTGCCTGTGAGAAGTAAAAGGTCCCTAGGAACAGAGCCACTATCAGCCAG TTTTCCACCTCCTGTAGATCCTTTTCCATTTAGTGAGTGTGTATTGGAAAAGGTTGCAACAAGCACTGATGAAGAAGTCTCGTTAGCAGGCAATGGGCTATCGTCAAGCAA aaatattttcaagtttttggaGCCTCCAGAGTCCAATGACAAGCTGGATGGTCTAAAGAGCAGGGTCAAGTTCAAGATCATGAGCTTGAACATAAAAGGTGACATGGATTATGTACCAGAGCTGTTTGATGAGCATAGGGATCAAGTTGCAGTTGAACAGATTCTGCgggttatttt CCTGGAGCCTGATCATCTTACCCCTGCACTCGAAAAACTGAATCGTCAACTAGCTGAGGTTGAGGCTAAGCTTGAGGTACGCAAAAGGCCTCCTCCAGAGGACAAAGGTCTAAGAGTTCTTGGGGAAGGTCTTGTCTTTGATGAATGGAAGGAAATGAGGGAAAGATATCTTGCAAGACAACTGGTCAAAGGAGTTGATTCAATATAA